The Deltaproteobacteria bacterium genome contains a region encoding:
- the sbtA gene encoding selenobiotic family radical SAM modification target peptide — protein sequence MMDTKHIKKVLATFGLAGLIGGGRALASWVLLWMKWH from the coding sequence ATGATGGACACCAAGCACATCAAGAAGGTCCTGGCAACGTTCGGGCTTGCCGGTCTTATAGGCGGGGGCCGGGCTCTCGCTTCCTGGGTGCTCCTCTGGATGAAGTGGCACTGA